CAAGCAGTTCTTCGATTTTAGGTCGTTTTTCAGATATGCTGGTGGTGACACCAGATATATTAGAAAGGATACTGCGTATGTCGTCAATCATAGGTTCGACTTTTACAAGAATGTCTGTAATAGCCTTCTCTCGAGTGAGCTGATAGGTATGCCCATCGTCAATATCAGGATCAGAATATGTACCGCCGGAAAGAACGAGCGCATTAGCCCCTATGACTCCCTGAGCCTGTATCTTTGCTTCTGAGTCAGCCTTTATCCATTTCGTATATTTTTCAGGAATATTAGCCCTCAACTCCACCATACCGTCGTCGCGCAGCTCTATTTTATGAACCTTTGCAAGCTGAAATCCTGAATACATAACAGGCATGCTTTTAGACAGCCCTTCACCTGATGCCGCAATAAACACCACATGCACTTTCCTTGTAAAAACATCCTGAGTTACAAGGAAGCCGACAATCATTACAGCTATCATTATGATAGTCAGAAAGATGAAAAAACCAACTTTTATCTCTAGATTCCTAAATCTTGGGTCACCCATTTATTAAAATCCTTCTCTATATAGTCAGTAGAGTTACTAAAAAGCTGTCTGTTAGACTCGTGCTCGATAATAACCGATTTTTCCAGTTCTTCACAGCGTAAAAATTCATGGAACTGCTCTTCGTACTCTGCAACATACATTCTTCTGGGGCTGAGAAACACGATCCATTCCGGGCAAAGGTAGCGAACCTGAAGGTATTTGACAATTAGTTTTTCAAAATCATCCAGCTGGTTGCTTCTGGAATCAGCATGATGCTCAAGGTGAAAACGCTTCAGATCAGACATAACCAGCTTCATCCCCTCTTTATAAGACATATTATGGTGATAATATGCTGCTATCAGTATATTTTCTGCAACTGAAAGATTCCCTATAATGGGGACCAGATTTGAAACAATTCCTATTTTTGTTTTATCGGCATAATTAAGTAAGATATGAAACCACTCATTTTTTCTTACCGTATTGGGGTAGTATATAAGATAATTATAACTCATATTAATGCCCCTAATACTTCCACAAAGATTAAGGCATAAAAGACCCTAAGCATACCTTTAAGAAGTGCAATAGGTATTTCCGTTACAGAATTATGTACTTGCAGAGCGCTAAAGATGGGAAGTGACATTAAAAAATAACCAAGCAGAACGATCTTCATTAGAAAAACCAATACTATTTTAAAATTAAATGCGTCAAAAATAGTCTGCATTAGAAAACCAAATGATATGTTCAAATTAAAGCTAAGGATCATGTAGCCGCCAAGTAAGGAAATGTAAACAAAAATAGTAGCAAGAGCCCCTGTACATACGATACCAGAGGCTATTCGGGGAATATAAAGGTAAATGAAAGGATTGATCGACAAGGAACGGAGAGTGTCTATCTCATTGTTCATCTTCATCAGGGCAATTTCGGCAGTTACCGCAGTAGAAGACCGAAGCACAAGCAGGATCGCTGCGACCATTGGAGCAAGATGCTTTATTGTCACAAGCACGAGCACATCCCCCACTCTATCCTGCGCTCCGAACTGCACCATAAATTTCGTCAAACCACCAACCAAAGCTAGTCCTATCACAATTGACACCACAGAGAACATAGGTAGTATCTGCACCCCTGTGAAGTATATCTGTCTGAAAAAAACAAGCTTCACGGAGGGGTTCAGAAGATGACGATTAAAACACCCTTTTATAAATTTTCTGGTGAATCCGAGATACCCGTAATAAAATACGGAATTATCTATTGCCCACCTGCCTAGTCTGTGTATTATTTGCTTCATAGCAAAGAGTATATCCTATTTCAATGGCAATTGAAACAAGAAATCATGTTGACTCACTTATTGAAAATATGTATAGTGACAACACGATCAATCAAAAATTAATATACACTAGGTTTAAAACATATTTCTAATCATCAAAAAAGGAGTGATGGTATGTCTCAAAAGAAAAAAGTAATCATTGACGGTAACACCGCCGCCGCACATGTTGCTCACGCGACAAACGAGGTTATAGCAATTTACCCTATTACACCTTCGTCTGTCATGGGTGAAATTTCAGATGAAAAATCTGCCATGGGCGAAAAGAACATATGGGGCTCCGTACCAAAGGTAGTTGAGCTTCAGTCTGAAGGCGGCGCATCCGGTGCTGTCCACGGTGCTCTCTCCGCGGGTGCACTCACGACAACATTTACAGCATCTCAGGGTCTACTTCTTATGATACCCAACATGTACAAGATCGCTGGCGAACTCACACCTACTGTGTTTCACGTCAGTGCACGTGCGGTTGCTACACATGCCCTTTCCATTTTCGGTGATCACTCCGACGTAATGGCATGCCGACAGACAGGCTGGGCTATGCTCGCTTCAAACAATCCTCAGGAGTCAATGGACTTCGCACTTGTATCTCAGGCTGCGTCTCTTGAGGGCAGAATTCCTGTCCTTCACTATTTCGACGGTTTCAGAACTTCTCACGAGCTCCGCTCCACCGTTGCTCTGACTCACGAAGAGATGGCACACATGATAGACGACGACCTTGTCAGAAAACACAGGGCAAGAGCTCTTAACCCTGACTGCCCGACCATCAAAGGCACATCACAAAATCCTGATGTATTTTTTCAGGCAAAAGAAACTGTTAATAAATATTATCAGAACTTCTCTGATATAATGCAGAAACAGATGGATAAGTTCGCAGAACTGACCGGACGCTCTTACAAGCTTGTTGACTATGTCGGTGCTCCTGATGCTGAAAAAGTTATTATAATAATGGGTTCCGGTGCAGATGTTGCAGAGGAAGCCATAAACTATATGAACTCCTGCGGCGAAAAAGTCGGACTGATTAAAATCAGACTTTACAGACCGTTCCCTTTACAGGCATTTATCGATGCTCTGCCTAAAACTGTTAAAAAAATGGCAGTTATGGACAGAACAAAAGAACCCGGCTCACTTGGCGAACCTATGTACCTTGATGTACGTACAGCCATCGGAGAAGCTATGCAGATGAAGATGTTTGACTTCAAAGGATATCCCCTCATCATCGGCGGACGCTACGGGCTTGGTTCCAAAGAGTTTACACCTGCACATGTTAAAGCGGTTTTCGACAATCTTGACGCCGAAAAACCTATATTCGGCTTCACAGTAGGTATCGAAGACGATGTAACTAATCTCAGCCTTAAATACGACCCGAACTGGCTCACTCCGCAGGACGGCGTATATAACGCTATGTTCTTCGGACTCGGCTCAGACGGAACTGTCGGGGCGAATAAAAACTCCGCTAAAATCATAGGCGACCTTACTGATAACACTGTTCAGGCATACTTTGTTTACGACTCCAAGAAAGCCGGTTCCATGACAACATCTCACCTTCGTTTCGGGAAGAAAGACATCAAGTCTTCCTACCTTGTTCAGAAGGCTGACTTCGTGGCATGTCACAACTTCTCTTTCCTCGAAAAATATGACATGCTCAAATATCTCAACCCTGGCGGTACTTTCCTTGTAAACAGCCAGTACACAGCAGAAGAAATCTGGAAACATATACCGGAAGTGGTTCAGAAACAGATCGTTGCAAAACAGGCGAAACTCTACACTATAAACGCTGTAGATATAGCTGAAAAGCTCGGACTGGGACAGAGATATAATGTTGTTCTCCAGACAGCGTTCTTCAAAATCTCTGAGATTATCCCTTTTGATGATGCACTTAAATCTATCAAAGATGCGATAGTCAAATCATACGGCAGATACGGAGAAAAAGTAGTAAAAATGAACTCCGACGCTGCTGATGCCGGAGCAAAAGAACTGCACGAAGTTCACTACCCTGGCGAAGGCGGGAAACCAAGCGATAAAGAAGTTGATTTCCCTCTTGTGGGCAACTGTGTAACAGACCCAAGAGCCGACAGCTTCGTAAAAGAGACCACATCTATGCTTGTTGCCATGAGAGGCGACGAAGTAAAAGTATCTCAACTGCCTGACGATGGTACTTTCCCTCTCTCTACAGCGAAATTTGAAAAACGTAATATCGCAGTAACTATCCCTGAGTGGGAATCAGAACTTTGCATTCAGTGCGGAATATGTTCATTTGTATGTCCTCACGCAGCAATCAGAACTACAGTTTACGAACCCTCATGCCTTGAAAATGCCCCATCAACATTCAAATCTATGGATGCCAAAGGGAAAGATTTCGCTGGTATGAAATTCACTGTTCAGGTTGCGCCTGAAGACTGTACCGGATGCGGGGCATGTGTTTTCAACTGTCCGGCTAAAAGCAAAACAGACCCGACACATAAAGCTATCAATATGAAGCCTCAGGTTGAACGCAGAGACGAGGAAGTTGTAAACTTTGACTTCTTCATTTCACTGCCGGAACTTGATCAGCAAAAATATAATAAAGCTACCCTTAAAGGGTCACAGCTTTCACCACACATGTTTGAGTTCTCAGGAGCTTGTGCAGGCTGCGGTGAAACACCATACGTAAAACTTCTCTCACAACTGTTCGGCGACAGAGCGCTTATCTCTAACGCAACAGGTTGTTCATCAATTTACGGCGGTAACCTGCCAACAACACCTTACTGCACAAGAGCAGACGGGCGTGGTCCGGCATGGAGTAACTCGCTTTTTGAAGACAACGCAGAGTTCGGCTTCGGTTTCAGGCTGACTGTTGATCAGTTCAAAGTTCAGGCTTTCGAACTTCTCGAAAAACTTTCAGGCTCACTTGACGCTAAACTTGTAGATGCCATCAAAACAGCCGAGCAGAAAGACCAGCTTCAGATTGAAAGCCAGCGCGAAAGAGTTGCAGAGCTCAAAGCCGCACTGGAAAAGATAGGCTCCGAAGATGCCAAAAACCTTATATCACTTGCTGACTATCTCGTAGAGAAATCAGTATGGATACTCGGCGGTGACGGATGGGCATACGACATAGGCTACGGCGGTCTCGACCATGTACTCGCTTCAAATGAGAACATTAATGTTCTTGTTCTGGACACAGAGGTTTATTCCAATACAGGCGGTCAGGCATCTAAATCCACACCTATCGGTGCTCAGGCTAAATTTGCCACATCCGGTAAAGCATCAGAAAAGAAAGACCTCGGTATGATAGCAATGACTTACGGACACATATATGTTGCAAAAGTCTCCCTTGCTAACCCTGCACAAGTGATTAAAGCTTTTGTTGAAGCTGAAGCTTATGACGGTCCTTCACTTATAATTGCTTATTCACACTGTATCGCTCATGGTATTAACATGACTCAGGGTGTTGAGGCTCAGAAGAAGGCTGTTTCTTCAGGCTACTGGCCTCTGTACAGATTCAACCCTGCCCTTGGCAACGAAGGTAAAAATCCACTCAGCATAGACAGCAAGACACCTACAATGTCTATCAAGGACTTTATGGCTACAGAAAACAGATTCCGTGTTGTAACCAAAATGTTTCCTGAAAAAGCTGAAGAGCTCGCAAACTTTGCACAGAAGAAAGCGAAACAGCGTGTCAAACTTTATAGTGAGCTTGCAAAAGTTGATTGCAGCATAGAAGAATAAGAATTAAAGCTCTTAATTAATTATCCTAAAGGGTGTCCACATGGGCACCCTTTTTTTATGATGTCAAAGATAGAACACCACGCATTTATGCGTAGATAAATGAGCTAATCACAGCTTTAGAGCTTATAAGTCATTGCAAGAAATGTAATGACGAAGCAATAGAACAACAGGTTTACCCGTGGGAATCTATAAGCTACAAACAGTTACAATCTCTTCAAAATAAATTATCTTATTTTTTAAAAAAACTGATTATTTAATTAAAAAAAAATTATTTATTGATTATAATTAAATAATACATACAAAGGAGTCGGTTATGAAAGTTTCATTTAAAATGAAATTAATGGTTCCAGTGATTTTAGCAGTTTTCGTTGCTTTCGTTGTTTCAAGTTCTCTTGTAACTGCTGTAACAAAGAAAGAAGCAATAAATATAGCTAAAGAAACAGCGCTATATAAGCTGCAGGAGACATCAAACAGCCTTAAAGGTACTCTTGAGTCATATTTTAGTATTGCATCAACTCTTGCAAACACTGCAACAATACTCTCTTCCTCCGGCGGGACAATGCCCAGAGAAGAGGTAATGAATATACTCATAGAAACTATGAAAACCACACCTGGGTTATATGACGCCTGGATAGTATGGGAGCCAGGCATGTATAATGAAAATGATTTCAAGCTTGGCACTGAGCAATATGTCTTTGAAAATTATTTTGCTCCAATGGCATACAGAGACAAAGGAGAGATAGTCAGATATTATGCCGCTGACGTAAACAAGACTGATGAGGTAAGTTATTGGTACAATAAACCTTTGAAATCAGGTAAAAAATATGTATCAAACCCTGTCGAATTCGACATAAACGGAAATATCATAACTCTTGTGACATTATCAGTGCCCTTCTTCAAAGATGGTAAAACTATAGGTGTTGCCGGAGTGGATGTAACTGTCGATTTCATGAAAGAGATGATTAATAACATAAAATTTTATGAATCAGGTTACGCTTATCTTTACAGAGATGACTTTCTTGTCTTCACCCATCCAGACTCATCAATTATAGGAAAGGACGCAAAAGAAGATCAGATGGACATTTACAAGACAACACGCAACCTTGAAGATGTGATTGAAATCAAAAAATCTACAGCTAATAATGAAAATTCTATTTTTGCATACCACCCGTTTAAAATGGAGGGTACTGACTATATTTTTACTTTGTGCCTAAGCGTTCCAACCAAAGAGATTCTATCTTTTATGGATAAGATCAGCTATATAACAATGACAGGCGTAATAGTTTCTATCTTCCTCGTCTCTCTCATAATCTTTCTGGTGGTCTCTAATCTGGTAAAAAAACTTGGCGGAGAACCTGAAAATGTCATTTCTATAATGAAAGTCATATCCAAGGGGGACTTCTCGCAGGATCTTGCTTTAGCAAAGAATGATAACTTCTCTCTGGTATATTCTGTGAACATGATGCTTAACAGTCTCAACCAAATGCTGGGGCATGTTATAAAAAATGCTGACGAACTGAAAACCACAAGCTCCGACCTAAGCGCATCTGCAAATGAGCTGTCTGCCGGAACTATTTCTCAGTCAGAAAATGCAGGAATGATCGTAACTGCAACATCAGAGATGGCAGAAACCACACAGGGAATTGCACAAAATCTTTCAGATATTAGTGTCTACTCAACAGAAACATCATCCAAAGCACACGAGAGTAAGACAGCTGTTCAAAATTCAACCAAAGGAGTTTTAAGAATAAAAGAAACCGTTGACCAATCCCTTCAGCTCGTTACAGAACTTGGTCTCAGCTCTGACCAAATAATTGAAATCGTCAGCGTAATAAATGATATAGCCGACCAGACAAATCTACTTGCCCTTAATGCGGCAATAGAAGCAGCGAGAGCAGGTGAACATGGACGCGGATTCGCAGTGGTTGCAGACGAGGTGAGAAAGCTTGCGGAAAGAACTCAGTCCGCCACAACAGAAATAAGCGACCTTGTCAATACCACCAGAAACGGCATAAAGAGCGTGATAAAATCGATGGACGAAGTTAAAGTTAATGTGGACAATGGTGTAGAGCTATCGGAACAAGTTGCATCTTCTCTGGACATAATTGTTGAAGGGGTGCAAAAGCTTGAGGAAATGGTCAGCAACATCTCATCATCTACTTCTGAGATGGCATCAACAAGCTCTCAGATACAGAGAGACATCGATTCTGTGGCTATCGTTGCAGATGAAATCACTTCAACATCTAACCACATCGCCAGCAACTCCTCAACACTTGAGGTTATGAGCGATCAGATGAACGAACTTGTATCAAAATTCAAAATTAAAGAACTTTAACAGCCGATATGAGGGGTGTCTATCCGGGCACCCCTATTTTATTTCAACATCTATCTTCACTTCTGCAAAAATATGAACTAAAGTTCATTTTTCATCTTGACTAAACATGAACTATAGTTCATGTTATTAAAAAACAGCGAGGCTATTATGAATAAATCTAAAACGAAAATACTTAAGCAGCAAAAAGTCTTTCCATGGTGGCTTGGTTACTTATTAGACAATCCGCTGAGGAGACTTTTACATCCTGCTGAAAAACTGCTCGCTCCGTATGTTAAGAACGGCATGACAACTCTTGACTATGGATGCGGCTTTGGGCACTACTCTATAGGCATGGCAAAACTGACAGGCAGAAATGGAAAAGTAATCGCAGTAGATATACAAAAAAAGATGCTGAGCCGGATGATGACACGTGCAGGCAAAGCAGGAGTAGACAAAATAATAAAAGCCCATCTTTGTGATGGTAAATCTATCGGCATCAGTGACAGATTAGATTTTGCAGTAATAAGCAACTCACTGCACGAAACACCAAACCCATCAGACATCCTTAGAGAAATCTTTACATTGCTGAAACCGGACGGTATTCTATTATTACTGGAACCTAAGGCAGTTAAAAAATATTTTAACTCAGAAGTAGAAACAGCAAAAAACATCGGGTACATACAGATGAAGGAACCAGTAATTTTCAAACAACTTACAGCCATCTTCCGGAAAAAGGGGGTAGACGGAACAAGTGACATGGATTAACGGCGAATTCGAAGCAAAGCAGCAGAGAGCAGATGAGAAAAAAAAGAAGATACTCGACGCTGCACTCGAAATGTTTGGTAATGAAGGTTATTACAAAACCACAGCAAAGGAAATAGCTTCCAGAGCAGGTGTTGCAACAGGTACATTTTACCGCTACTTCAAAGATAAGAAGGCCGTTCTGATGGCTGTGTGCCACAGAACAGACGATGAAATAAGCAGAGAGATATTCCAAACCGCAGCCGAACTGCGCAAAGCGGGTGTCTCCGAAAGGAAAATACTTGATAATATACTGGAATCGGCCGTAAAAGCTCATCATATGCAAAAAGGCTTTCACCTTGAGATATTATCTCTTCAGATGAGAGATAAAGACATTATGAGCTGGGTCGACGACAGAGAGCGAAAAGTATTTCAGTCTATCACTGACTTTCTGCGGTCAAGCCATGAGCCTTTGAAAATCACTGACCTCAAGGCTGCTGCTGAAATTATAAGCTACACCATTGAAACTATTGCACACAGAGCAGTCCTTATGACACCATACACGGACGAAAAAAGGCTCATAGGTGAGCTTCAGGAAATGATGGCAAGATATATATACGGAGACAGGTTCGCTGACTAAAAAAAGGGCAGATGTGAATACCTGCCCCATTTATTAATACTATATAAGCTTACTGAACCTTTTCAACCCAGTCAGCACTTTCAAACCATTTGTTATAAATAACCTGATACTTCCCATCACCTTTTATCTGTTGCAGGTAATTATTGATCCAGTTAACGAAATCATAATCCCCTCTTCTAACTGCGAATGCAAGGGGTTCAAATGTAAAAGGCTCTTCCAGATGGACGACCCTCTCTTTATGTTTTGATGCGAAAATGGCATTAGGAGGCAGGTCATAAACAAATGCATCCACTCTGCCGTTAACAACTTCCATCATCCCCTCGGCTTCTGTCTCATACTGGCGATGCTTAGCATTAGGCATATATTTGCTTATAGCGATATCGCCTGTTGTCCCGAGTTTAGCGCATACGGTATATTTTGGATCGTTAAGATCTTTATAAGATTTAACTTTATCAGCTACTTTTTTATTGATTATTATTGTCTGTCCGACAACAATATATGGGTCTGCAAAATTAACTCTGAGATTTCTGAGCTGTGTAACAGTCATCCCACCCATAATAAGGTCGAATTTTCCTGTCAGAAGCGCAGGTATAATACCGTCCCAGGCTGTTGTTACAATTTCAAGCTTAACACCCATGCTTTTTGCCATATCTTTTGCAAGGTCTATGTCAAAGCCGATGAGTTCGCCTTTTTTATCTCTCATTTCAAAAGGCATATAGCCCGGATCAAGTCCAACTTTAAACACACCGCTTTTGACTATTGAGTCTAATGCAGACACCGGCTGGTCGTCATTATCCTTTGCTACAGCGCTCACAGCCATTGTTAACATTAGACACAAGACCAATAACACTCGCTTCATACTTGTTCCTCCGTATAGATTAATCTCAGTAATATAACCTACTGAGAAAGTACGCACTAGTAATATTTTAAAAAGATACAACAGTTAATTATTATTTCTATAAAGTAAATATTATACGCAAAACACCAAGGCAATACAACACTATAGAAATTACACGGTCATAAGGCAGACCGGAACGCTGTACGAAAAAAGCTGTAACGATAAGTATTACACCTGCCATAAATGGGCGTATATGTTTAAAGAGCGACAGTTTCAGACGTTCGATATCATCCGGTGAAAGCTTGACCTCCAGGCTGAAATCTGCCATTTCGTCTATGATCTTTTTAACTTTCTTAAACGTAAGAGGCAGTTCAATAAATTCATGCTTTGCAGTCTCTAAAAAACCAACATCAAATCCCAGTGCCTCCGGAAGTTTGTCTTTGAGGATAGGTAAGATGTCCTTTATGCCGTTAAAGTTAGCAACGTAATTAGTGCCAAGCCCTTCGATAATTGAACTAACCCGCATAATATAAATGGCTTCCTGAGGAAGCTTATAAGGGATGGACTTCATAGAATCCAGCAGCTCAAAAGCGAGGGTCTGCATACTTTTTGCATCAAGCTGATCGTTGTCAAGTATATCGAAAATGCGCTCTGCCAGATCCTGCAGATCAAAATCAGGCGCGTCCTGCGAAATAATGCCGAGCCTCTTGGCATAACGTATATACATTTCGAAGTTACGTTCGTGAGCTGCTTTTACAAGCTGTATAATCGCCTGTCTGGTTTTGGAAGGGATCTTTTGCACCATACCAAAATCAAGCAGGATAAGTTCGCCTTTTTCTGTAACCATGAGGTTACCCGGGTGTGGGTCAGCGTGAAAATACCCTTTGATAAACATCTGATCCACATAAAAATAAACCAGTTTTTTCATGATATCTTCGAAATTAATATTCAGCTTTTTAAGATTCTCTTTATCGTCAAAGCGGTAACCATCCACAAAAGACATAACGAGAGCATCCGCACACGAACACTCGCTGTAGCCATCCGGAAAACTCACACCGGCATACTTATATGTTTCTGCAAATTTTTTAAGGTTTGAAAGCTCCACAGACAGATCAACTTCTTTTTTTATCATTTTGGTAAATTCGGCAATAACAGCATCAAGTGAGTTCTTGGTATTCTCAGAGAAAAGAGGTCGGAATAAACTGTTGAAATAATTAAGTATTCTTATGTCTGCACGAATCACATTCTGAATGTCGAACCTGCGCAGCTTAACGGCAACCTCACGCCCGTCAACGAGAACAGCTCTATGCACCCGCCCTATTGACGCACTGGCTATGGGTTCTTTGTCGAATTCTTTGAAACAGACCTTATCAGCAAAAGCTTTTTCAAAAACACGGGTAAAGTCTTTTTCTGACATTGGAGGTATTTCGTCATGAAGCTGCCTCAGATAAACAAGATATTCATCTGTAAAGAAATCTGCACGGGTGGCAAGTACCTGCGCCAGCTTAATAAAACTCGCACCAAGATTGTTAATTTTCCTGATCAGTTTCTCAGGGGGCAAGGGCTTAACAAAAAGGAAGCTTCTGCGCCCTTTTATAATAAGAAACACCGTCAGGATTACACGAAAAACTGTGTATATCCTGAAAGGGTTATAATATTTTCTTAAACTTTTAAGCACTATTTATTTTTAAGCAGTTCTTTCAGTTCGGCAATGTCATCTTTGGTTGCAAGCCCCATGTCCGACATAACTTCTTTTACGATATTTTTAAGCTTATCCTGAAATTCTTTCTCTTCTTCTTTCGCTTTGGATTTAGCTTTTTCTATGAACTCGTCCCTTTCGGCTTTGGACATTTTACCTTTCTCCATAAGCTCTTTAGCTTCTTCTTCTATCTTCTCTTTCGCAAGCATTGCAGTGCCTATGCCGAGATAAAACAGTTCTTTGATTTCAGACATTTGATCCTCCGCTTATTTGATAATTAATATTACCCCAGATCATTAAGCTTGGCTTCATAGAATTCAGATTTTGTGCTTAGCTCATCTGTCAGCTCAAGGAGCCTCTCCAGACCAGTTTCAGCAAAAATCTTCGCATCATCAAGTTCTTTTGAGAATTTTGCTATCATATCAGAATCCCCTTCGCCTGAGGCACTGATAAGTTGAGTATTGAGGGTATCAATTTTAATCTCGTTCGCCTCAAGCTCCTTTTCGAGTTTTTTTACTTCGTCCTCAATGGGCTTAAGCGCTTTATTTTTCTCTGATATAACCTCTGCACGCAGTTTTCTAAGTTCCTTTTTGTTCATAGAACTGGTTGGGGCAGAATTTTCAGAAGAGTCATCATCGTCCCAGCCGACTTTTTTAAGAAATTCGGTATACCCGCCTTCAAAAACTTCTATACAGTTATTTTTAAAGACTATGAGCCTTTCAGCAAATGCCTTCAGAAACATTTCGTTGTGGGTTACCATAACGACAGACCCCTTAAACTCATCTATCGCAGCTAGAAGCGAATCGCAGGACTGCATATCAAGGTGGTTTGTCGGCTCATCCAGAAAAAGGATATTCGATGGCTTCAGAATTGTTTTAGCCAGCATAACACGACTCTTCTCCCCACCGGAAAGCACTGATATCTTTTTAAGAGCTTCATCACCGGAAAACATCATCGTACCGGCAACGTCTCTGGCTCTCTGCTTATCAACAACAGTATCAGTATTTATAAGCTCCTGCTCTATGGTTGCATTCATGTCCAAACGCAATACGTTAGTCTGTTCGTAAATACCAGCACGAAGGTTTGAGTGGGTGGAAACCTCTCCACTATCAGGTTTAATTATCCCGCATAAAAGTTTCAGGAGTGTTGTCTTTCCCCGTCCGTTCTTACCTATGATGCATATTTTCTCATCAGAACCTATCGTTATGTTAAAGTTTTTAATAAGCTGCCTGTTTTTGTCATAACCAAAAGATATATTTTTTGCAGTCAGCAGTTCTTTTGCTCTTATAGGCGTATGATTAAATTTAAATTCCAGATCTTCAATATCATCAAGTTTTTCCAGCTCCCCCATTCGCTCAAGAGCTTTAACACGCGACTGAGCACGGCTTGCGAGGGATGCTTTCGACTTAAAGCGTGTGATAAACTGCTCCATATCTTTTCTTTTCTGCTCTTCGTTCTGCCTTGTCTTTTCGTAGATCTCCTCTTCAGTAGCAACCTGCTCATAGAATTTATCAGTATTGCCGGGGATCTTCTTAACTTTCTGCCTGTGAATGCCTAAAATATGTGTAACGACCTTGTCCATAAAAGACCTGTCGTGAGTGATAAGTATAAGCTCACCGCTCCACTTAAGGAGAAAATCCTCCAGCCAACGTATAGAGGTAATGTCAAGGTAGTTGGTCGGCTCATCCAGCATAAGCAGGTCAGGCTCGGAAAGCAGCAGCTTCACAAGGTTCAGACGTACCTGATACCCGCCGGAGAATTCTGAAGGGTGTTTTTTAAAGTCAGCCTCCGAGAACCCTAGTCCTGATAATATTTTTTC
This window of the Denitrovibrio acetiphilus DSM 12809 genome carries:
- a CDS encoding transporter substrate-binding domain-containing protein; translation: MKRVLLVLCLMLTMAVSAVAKDNDDQPVSALDSIVKSGVFKVGLDPGYMPFEMRDKKGELIGFDIDLAKDMAKSMGVKLEIVTTAWDGIIPALLTGKFDLIMGGMTVTQLRNLRVNFADPYIVVGQTIIINKKVADKVKSYKDLNDPKYTVCAKLGTTGDIAISKYMPNAKHRQYETEAEGMMEVVNGRVDAFVYDLPPNAIFASKHKERVVHLEEPFTFEPLAFAVRRGDYDFVNWINNYLQQIKGDGKYQVIYNKWFESADWVEKVQ
- a CDS encoding class I SAM-dependent methyltransferase; this translates as MNKSKTKILKQQKVFPWWLGYLLDNPLRRLLHPAEKLLAPYVKNGMTTLDYGCGFGHYSIGMAKLTGRNGKVIAVDIQKKMLSRMMTRAGKAGVDKIIKAHLCDGKSIGISDRLDFAVISNSLHETPNPSDILREIFTLLKPDGILLLLEPKAVKKYFNSEVETAKNIGYIQMKEPVIFKQLTAIFRKKGVDGTSDMD
- a CDS encoding TetR/AcrR family transcriptional regulator; this translates as MTWINGEFEAKQQRADEKKKKILDAALEMFGNEGYYKTTAKEIASRAGVATGTFYRYFKDKKAVLMAVCHRTDDEISREIFQTAAELRKAGVSERKILDNILESAVKAHHMQKGFHLEILSLQMRDKDIMSWVDDRERKVFQSITDFLRSSHEPLKITDLKAAAEIISYTIETIAHRAVLMTPYTDEKRLIGELQEMMARYIYGDRFAD
- a CDS encoding ABC1 kinase family protein — its product is MLKSLRKYYNPFRIYTVFRVILTVFLIIKGRRSFLFVKPLPPEKLIRKINNLGASFIKLAQVLATRADFFTDEYLVYLRQLHDEIPPMSEKDFTRVFEKAFADKVCFKEFDKEPIASASIGRVHRAVLVDGREVAVKLRRFDIQNVIRADIRILNYFNSLFRPLFSENTKNSLDAVIAEFTKMIKKEVDLSVELSNLKKFAETYKYAGVSFPDGYSECSCADALVMSFVDGYRFDDKENLKKLNINFEDIMKKLVYFYVDQMFIKGYFHADPHPGNLMVTEKGELILLDFGMVQKIPSKTRQAIIQLVKAAHERNFEMYIRYAKRLGIISQDAPDFDLQDLAERIFDILDNDQLDAKSMQTLAFELLDSMKSIPYKLPQEAIYIMRVSSIIEGLGTNYVANFNGIKDILPILKDKLPEALGFDVGFLETAKHEFIELPLTFKKVKKIIDEMADFSLEVKLSPDDIERLKLSLFKHIRPFMAGVILIVTAFFVQRSGLPYDRVISIVLYCLGVLRIIFTL
- a CDS encoding methyl-accepting chemotaxis protein, with protein sequence MKVSFKMKLMVPVILAVFVAFVVSSSLVTAVTKKEAINIAKETALYKLQETSNSLKGTLESYFSIASTLANTATILSSSGGTMPREEVMNILIETMKTTPGLYDAWIVWEPGMYNENDFKLGTEQYVFENYFAPMAYRDKGEIVRYYAADVNKTDEVSYWYNKPLKSGKKYVSNPVEFDINGNIITLVTLSVPFFKDGKTIGVAGVDVTVDFMKEMINNIKFYESGYAYLYRDDFLVFTHPDSSIIGKDAKEDQMDIYKTTRNLEDVIEIKKSTANNENSIFAYHPFKMEGTDYIFTLCLSVPTKEILSFMDKISYITMTGVIVSIFLVSLIIFLVVSNLVKKLGGEPENVISIMKVISKGDFSQDLALAKNDNFSLVYSVNMMLNSLNQMLGHVIKNADELKTTSSDLSASANELSAGTISQSENAGMIVTATSEMAETTQGIAQNLSDISVYSTETSSKAHESKTAVQNSTKGVLRIKETVDQSLQLVTELGLSSDQIIEIVSVINDIADQTNLLALNAAIEAARAGEHGRGFAVVADEVRKLAERTQSATTEISDLVNTTRNGIKSVIKSMDEVKVNVDNGVELSEQVASSLDIIVEGVQKLEEMVSNISSSTSEMASTSSQIQRDIDSVAIVADEITSTSNHIASNSSTLEVMSDQMNELVSKFKIKEL